The Cryptomeria japonica chromosome 2, Sugi_1.0, whole genome shotgun sequence region AACAAACAAAGCGACCATGAAAAAAAGCCGTTGTAAATCGTTTCAAGGAGAGCCTACATACCAGCTCTTAAGGGGAGATTTAATGTTTTGATGATGTTGAGTAATTGGCTTGTATTTGTACCATCGAGACCAGTAGAGATAGTTGAAAAAGTTGAGGATGCTGAGAATGGCGAGCATCCAGTAGAAGAGATTGAGGTTGTTACGATTCAGATTGTTTCCATGAAGCCAACCGCCACTGCCTGTAATCTTACTAGTGGCTTTGTTCACTACATTCACCACAACTGTGCTGAGGAAGTAGCCAAAAGCCAAAGAACACCATGAGAAAGCTGTAGCCAAGGATTTCATGCCTGGAGGAGCTTGGCTGTAAAAGAATTGCATTAGACCCACCACAGTGAAGAGGTCTGCAACTCCAAATACCAAATACTGGAAGCCTAACCAGAACACACTTAATGGCACAGGCTCTCTGCTGTCTAACATGTTGTGCTCTCGAGCTACATCTTTTCTCTTCACTTCCACCATTGCAGCAATGGCCATTGACAATGCAGAGAGCAACAGTCCCACTCCAATTCTCTGGAGATGAGTTATGCCAGTCTCTTTTCCTGTTATTCGCCTGGCAAAGGGAACAAAGACAAGATCATAGAGTGGGGTGAGAACTAACAAAATTATCAGGGGTATTGCTGCTAGAGAAGCTGGAGGAATATGAAAGCTGGAGCCTATGTGGGTGTCCATGGTCATCCCCTGTTGCACTGAGAATGTTTGAAGCTGGGCCAAGCAGGTGGCTACCAGAATGGTGCTTGCAAATATTGGTAGCATGCGCACCAAGATTTTCGCTTCTTCCACTTGTGTCACAGTGCAGAGTTGCCATGGGCTCTCTGGTTTCTCTGAACTTTCCTGTACTATGGCAGCTCTGTCCAGAAATCTGCAATAAACCATGGTCAACAGGCAGGGCATTAGCCTATTAATGATAATTATCAGTAGTTGTAAATTAAACTTGAAAAGGTTGCAGAAAGTGGAAATTATATTCAAGGCCATGGTGGATGAACAACATCACAGGCAGGGTGTTATTGTACCAAGATCCAATAGAACAAAATGACCCAGAAAGAAAAACTAGAACTTGCTGCAATCGGATTGTTGGGTTTTAAAAGTCCTGTATGGGAGAGAAGAGACTGGTAAGCCCATGAAACCATTGTGTTGCAGCCTCACTGTATATGAGTCTGATTATATCAAAGCTggtttgtatttacagagctagtAGTTGCCTATGGGCCCATCTCCAAACATCCCCAccaaaagattcttaccacttgaaaaagaaaagaaaaactcaAATAGCTTTCCATGATTCAGAAATTAAAGGGTGTCTTTGTCCTTAGAACCAACAAATTTATGACAAAGACCAGACAGAGAAAAACATTACCAACTAGTACAAaaggatatgccaatctttcctaaTCTAGAATCAAATTTAACCCTTTAGGAGTGAACTGGGATCCATAAGTTTTATGAATTTCAAGTTAAGATATACAAAATTACCGAAATTGTTGGGTGTGTGAGAGTTCTTTGTCTAAAGCTGTTTCTTTATCATTCACCTCATACAACTCTGTTGCCTCctctggaagaggaaggtttctCTTCCGAATTGCAGCAACAAACACCTGAGAAGCAACACCAAGCAAATagttaagaagaagaagaagaagaaggcttGGCCAGGTTTAGGGAATACTGAATTTTCAGACTTTCACCATGTATTAATTTATTAGACTCTTCAAGCTATTTGAACACAATTTCTTGATGAAGGCTGCACTGAAATTTTTATGATCTGTGATTGTATATTCACGAGAGCTCCCAACCCACCTGCATAATTCGAGTGAGAGGACTGCCACGAGGCACTTGATTCCGGTATGTGGACATACCAAATAGCAGGCTAAAAATACCAAGGGCAACTGCCATGGTACATAAACCAAATCCCCAATCCCATCCTTTGTTGTTCTGAATCCACACGATGAATGTCACTCCCAAGCTTGCTCCAACTGAAAGGCTGAAAAAGAACCAGTTGAAAAAACTAGACATGAGCCTACTCTCTCTTGGATCCTTCTCATCAAACTGGTTTGCCCCCAAGGACGGAAGAGCAGCCTTCACACCACCCGTTCCAAGAGCAATCAGATACAACCCCATGTAAAGCAGGGCGGCATTTCCTCCTCCAACATGCTTACAATTCATGACAGGATTCAATATATCACACTCACTGGGCCTCAATGAAGGGAAGTGTGCTTGCATAGTTAGCAATAGATAACCCTGCAAATTAGCATGGCCCGGATTTAGTGGAGATATCTAAATCATCCCAAAATAGTAATTTGCTTATTGAAGGTAACTATTACTGTCATTAATGGCAGTAATGCTGAAAATTTTGGAACTTGTAAACCAGGAAAAAGAGCCAAACAATCTGAGAAGTTTACTTGCTTACCACTACTTCTATAGAAGCAAAAATAATGTTAGTGTTGAATCTGTTAATGTATGCATCAGATAGAAAGGCTCCAAATAATGCTAGTAAGAAGGAAGCTCCCATCAAATTTGTGAGCGTGGTAGAGGAATCGGCCAAGTCATAGTACATAACACCATGAAAATATGTGAAGAGATTGACAGCATTAGCAATGAATGCCATATTCTCAAAACCCTCCATAACTGCAACAATGAAGTGATTAGAAGCTTACCAAATTAGTGTTTTTACTCTAAACAAAAACAGAGGCAAATTGTTTCTGGTAATAGCTGTGTGTTTATTTCTTCAATGTTTTGGATCAAACTACATGATCATTCTCTCTTCTCATTGATGATAGATAATATAATTTGATTTGAAACATCAAGAAAATAAATTTGCACAGCTATTACCAGAGACTATTCACACAATAACCTTAAGAACTACTGAAATCATATGTCTACAAAGTATTGGATACATTTGAACACTGATTTACCGTATATAAAGATGGTTGCTCTAACTCCACCATGCCTGTCTTTGAGAGCGGGTCTCCCTTTGCAATCCACAAAGTCTTCCAGTGTATTGTCATCATTTTTTAATGACTGAATTTGAACGTTCACAAATCCTTTGTTATCAGCCTGATATATGAACACGCAATTACATTCAATCAGTTTGAGAGCTCTAAAAATCCCAAAAAGAAGGCCCTCAGAAAACTATTCAAATCTTACCATCCTGGTGTTCAAAGTCTTGGACTCTGCCACCCAATTCGTAAAATATGGATGATTTTGCAAGGACTAGAATAAGCTATATATAATCTGGAAAGGCTGTGTTCACCATTCCTCAACAGGCCTACAGTGGCCCTACTGATAGCTTTGTTTAACAACCCCATTGTAACGACAATTTTATCCTTTTCAAGATGGAATCACAAGCTGAGTCGAATGGAATAAACTGTAACTTTTGTCTGGGATTTCTTGGGCCTATTGGTTCAAAATCTACATCACCCCAGAAGACAATCTTTAACAACCTTTGCAATCATTTGACCATCCTGTGAAATCATGGAACAAACTTCTCATCATTTAACTTTCCATATTATTTTATGGAGGATTTAATATCATTTATAAGATTGTTTTGTTATTCGATTAGAGCGTGAGTTTTAGGCTGAAATTTTTTAGGTTGAGAATTAAGGATCGAGGGATACCCATTCCATCAAAATCGTCTGAGGATCGAGAATACCCACCCTTTTTTCTATAGAAAACGTCCAGACATAACTGATGAAATCGTACAGATACAACCCTAATGCGAAAACTTTTCACTCAACAAGATTTGAATTTCACCAATAGCCCAAAGATCCATTGACTGGCCTTCCATATTTAACATTGAATAGAAAACTTACAGTTTCATTAACATTATTTATAGTGAAACAGATAACGACTAAAGAGACAAACCTGAAAATTAGAATCTGAGAATAACATTGTCAGAGAATAACATGAAAAGTAGACTATTTCATGGGTGaggtttgaaatttggatgtgGACAGTCGAATGAAGCTGAAAAACGTTTAAATTGTTTATGGTAGAGAGGTTTTATATAAATGCTGCTGATTCGACTGTCTCTTTCTTTAGCTAAGATAGAAACAAAACAGTAGGCATGGACGACCATGCTGTCGATTAATTTGGTATCTTTTGCCTTTTAtgttatttgtttttgtttttgaccAATACTGAACTTTCTTATAAACTCTttttatatatatacttttaaaaTTTTAGGTTCAATAAAAATGGTATCAAAAAAGTTTGGTACAAttgtaatagatttttttttttatattaattaaatatatgtgatgttgtcattcaaatattgtcatggttaagttgtggtgttgTCGTTCTTGTCATCAAGGTTCAAACTCTGTTGCGGTGCtattgttgaatgtttaaatgggaATGAATGAGGTCCTCCATTTGTGATCTCACCGGTTCATAAATCTAGGTCAAAAGCATTTACCCct contains the following coding sequences:
- the LOC131062982 gene encoding protein NRT1/ PTR FAMILY 4.5-like, which gives rise to MEGFENMAFIANAVNLFTYFHGVMYYDLADSSTTLTNLMGASFLLALFGAFLSDAYINRFNTNIIFASIEVVGYLLLTMQAHFPSLRPSECDILNPVMNCKHVGGGNAALLYMGLYLIALGTGGVKAALPSLGANQFDEKDPRESRLMSSFFNWFFFSLSVGASLGVTFIVWIQNNKGWDWGFGLCTMAVALGIFSLLFGMSTYRNQVPRGSPLTRIMQVFVAAIRKRNLPLPEEATELYEVNDKETALDKELSHTQQFRFLDRAAIVQESSEKPESPWQLCTVTQVEEAKILVRMLPIFASTILVATCLAQLQTFSVQQGMTMDTHIGSSFHIPPASLAAIPLIILLVLTPLYDLVFVPFARRITGKETGITHLQRIGVGLLLSALSMAIAAMVEVKRKDVAREHNMLDSREPVPLSVFWLGFQYLVFGVADLFTVVGLMQFFYSQAPPGMKSLATAFSWCSLAFGYFLSTVVVNVVNKATSKITGSGGWLHGNNLNRNNLNLFYWMLAILSILNFFNYLYWSRWYKYKPITQHHQNIKSPLKSWYVGSP